The proteins below are encoded in one region of Populus alba chromosome 2, ASM523922v2, whole genome shotgun sequence:
- the LOC118035793 gene encoding small ribosomal subunit protein uS10y, whose amino-acid sequence MALAAMKPMKIGLEEYHDQVHRVRITLSSKNVKNLEKVCADLIRGAKDKSLRVKGPVRIPTKVLQITTRKAPSGEGTNTWDRFELRIHKRVVDLFSSADVVKQITSITIEPGVEVEVTIAS is encoded by the exons ATGGCTTTGGCTGCAATGAAACCAATGAAAATTGGTTTAGAGGAATATCATGATCAAGTTCACCGTGTTAGGATTACTCTTTCTTCAAAGAATGTCAAAAACCTTGAGAAAG TGTGTGCTGATTTAATCCGTGGTGCTAAGGATAAAAGCTTGAGAGTCAAAGGACCTGTGAGGATACCGACCAAAGTTCTCCAAATCACTACTAGAAAAGCTCCATCTGGTGAAG gAACAAACACTTGGGATAGGTTTGAGCTCCGTATTCATAAACGAGTAGTTGATCTTTTCAGCTCAGCTGATGTGGTGAAACAAATAACTTCCATTACCATCGAACCTGGCGTGGAGGTTGAGGTTACAATTGCAAGCTAA
- the LOC118035790 gene encoding uncharacterized protein isoform X1 — MWAFISSVQILGCCRIYLATSSTFHKRSPPFAFVASIKNNTNIMSSSFSHSNRGGRGSEMQNDREGSRGRGHGRGGSSKDKIDALGRLLTRILRHKASELNLNMRSDGFVKVEDLLKLNMKTFANVPLRSHTDDDVKEAVRKDNKQRLSLLEEGEELLIRANQGHSIKTVESESLLKAILSPEEISVCVHGTYKKNLDSILESGLKRMQRLHVHFSSGLPTDVGVISGMRRDVNVLIFLDVKKALEEGMKLYISDNRVILTEGFDGTVPVKYFERIESWPDRRPIPFQTT; from the exons ATGTGGGCTTTTATAAGCAGTGTTCAAATTTTAGGCTGCTGTCGTATCTATCTTGCAACCTCCTCTACTTTCCACAAGCGGTCTCCTCCTTTTGCTTTTGTTGcttccataaaaaacaatacaaacatCATGAgctcttctttttctcattCCAATAGAGG AGGAAGAGGTTCGGAGATGCAAAATGATAGAGAAGGGTCTAGAGGCCGAGGCCATGGCAGAGGGGGATCTagtaaggataaaattgatgCACTTGGCAGATTACT GACGCGGATCTTGCGTCATAAGGCTTCAGAGTTGAACTTGAATATGCGGAGTGATGGGTTTGTCAAAGTTGAGGATTTACTAAAGCTCAATATGAAAACATTTGCTAATGTTCCGTTAAGATCACATACTGATGATGATGTTAAAGAG GCTGTTAGAAAAGATAATAAGCAGCGACTTAGCCTCCTGGAAGAAGGCGAGGAGCTTCTGATACGTGCTAACCAAGGCCACTCGATAAAG ACAGTTGAATCTGAAAGTCTGTTAAAAGCAATTCTTTCACCCGAGGAAATTTCAG TGTGTGTACATGGGACCTATAAGAAGAATCTAGACTCCATTTTGGAATCTGGTTTAAAGAGAATGCAAAGATTGCATGTTCACTTCTCCAGTGGTTTGCCAACAGATGTTGGAGTGATTAGTG GTATGAGACGGGAtgttaatgttttgatatttctTGATGTCAAAAAAGCACTTGAAG AGGGAATGAAGCTTTACATTTCAGACAACAGGGTGATTTTGACAGAAGGTTTTGACGGCACCGTACCTGTCAAGTATTTTGAAAGAATAGAATCTTGGCCTGATAGACGGCCTATACCCTTCCAGACGACCTAA
- the LOC118035790 gene encoding uncharacterized protein isoform X2, producing the protein MQNDREGSRGRGHGRGGSSKDKIDALGRLLTRILRHKASELNLNMRSDGFVKVEDLLKLNMKTFANVPLRSHTDDDVKEAVRKDNKQRLSLLEEGEELLIRANQGHSIKTVESESLLKAILSPEEISVCVHGTYKKNLDSILESGLKRMQRLHVHFSSGLPTDVGVISGMRRDVNVLIFLDVKKALEEGMKLYISDNRVILTEGFDGTVPVKYFERIESWPDRRPIPFQTT; encoded by the exons ATGCAAAATGATAGAGAAGGGTCTAGAGGCCGAGGCCATGGCAGAGGGGGATCTagtaaggataaaattgatgCACTTGGCAGATTACT GACGCGGATCTTGCGTCATAAGGCTTCAGAGTTGAACTTGAATATGCGGAGTGATGGGTTTGTCAAAGTTGAGGATTTACTAAAGCTCAATATGAAAACATTTGCTAATGTTCCGTTAAGATCACATACTGATGATGATGTTAAAGAG GCTGTTAGAAAAGATAATAAGCAGCGACTTAGCCTCCTGGAAGAAGGCGAGGAGCTTCTGATACGTGCTAACCAAGGCCACTCGATAAAG ACAGTTGAATCTGAAAGTCTGTTAAAAGCAATTCTTTCACCCGAGGAAATTTCAG TGTGTGTACATGGGACCTATAAGAAGAATCTAGACTCCATTTTGGAATCTGGTTTAAAGAGAATGCAAAGATTGCATGTTCACTTCTCCAGTGGTTTGCCAACAGATGTTGGAGTGATTAGTG GTATGAGACGGGAtgttaatgttttgatatttctTGATGTCAAAAAAGCACTTGAAG AGGGAATGAAGCTTTACATTTCAGACAACAGGGTGATTTTGACAGAAGGTTTTGACGGCACCGTACCTGTCAAGTATTTTGAAAGAATAGAATCTTGGCCTGATAGACGGCCTATACCCTTCCAGACGACCTAA
- the LOC118035792 gene encoding uncharacterized protein, whose protein sequence is MKTKAHNQSKFMRVVAIPVRLLCKARDVYVKSIIDCSTRMGYGHSMALPTGQYPPLPWSFSVGSSRCNNNEDYRKLVRAASVRSLGQRNEIEMFIQQLRLQQSSIMVGSKMFLPKSCGVGMGIMGRIDGDKPCNFETGAGAVVKPKLGPRSRSFAVEGLIN, encoded by the coding sequence ATGAAGACAAAAGCACACAACCAAAGCAAGTTCATGCGAGTCGTTGCAATCCCAGTAAGACTTTTGTGTAAAGCAAGGGACGTTTATGTTAAAAGCATAATAGACTGCTCGACGAGGATGGGTTATGGCCACTCCATGGCCTTGCCAACAGGACAATACCCTCCCTTGCCCTGGAGTTTCAGTGTTGGCTCGTCAAGGTGCAACAACAATGAAGATTACAGAAAGCTTGTTAGAGCTGCTTCTGTCAGGAGCTTAGgtcaaagaaatgaaattgagatgTTCATACAGCAATTGAGGCTGCAGCAATCATCGATAATGGTGGGATCCAAAATGTTTTTGCCAAAGAGTTGTGGTGTTGGAATGGGTATCATGGGAAGGATTGATGGAGACAAACCATGCAATTTTGAAACAGGCGCAGGTGCCGTTGTAAAGCCAAAGTTGGGGCCAAGAAGCAGAAGCTTTGCTGTGGAAGggttaattaattga